A single region of the Pseudomonas mandelii genome encodes:
- a CDS encoding DUF1127 domain-containing protein, translating to MKGHNEHVTEEKFSIHAVSDLLHKFSRWYELHRERELLASLSDEALKDIGVSRADVEHESVRPFWDDPMHK from the coding sequence ATGAAAGGTCATAACGAGCATGTAACGGAAGAAAAATTCTCAATCCACGCGGTATCCGATCTGCTGCACAAGTTTAGTCGCTGGTACGAACTTCACCGTGAACGTGAGCTGCTGGCAAGTTTGAGCGACGAAGCACTGAAGGACATTGGCGTGAGTCGTGCCGATGTCGAACATGAATCGGTCAGGCCGTTCTGGGATGATCCGATGCAT